Proteins co-encoded in one Candidatus Nomurabacteria bacterium genomic window:
- a CDS encoding HAMP domain-containing histidine kinase: MECYLFDEPTYFFFTSDLPQLLYYSHVPTTIIALLVGLFVFFNARHLLLNRLLLLISLCFSGWTLISLIAWTNIHGDLILFTWPLFGVFQALISVFSIYFIYVFLNKRDVGFTLKLLFLALLTPVLIFAHTDVSVSGFNLAACDSFGYEGLAYKIYYTGLGFLAMGWIGALLIAKYRKAEGSFRKQIVLMGIGIESFLFSFSFFTFIATYLTGLGIFPDSSLELYGLFGMTIFMIFMSILIVQFRAFNAGITTSSALIVALVILIGSQFTFAPNNTSKMLTAITLIVTGVTGILLIRSVKKEIAQRKEIERLAQHLEQANTRLKALDKQKSEFVSIASHQLRSPLTAVRGYASLLLDGDYGPLPQNAIEPLQRIEKSSRLMTYAIEDYLNVSRIESGNMKYNYSDFNLKDEVEHICDDLRQDAIKNGLSLIFRSDLMSRGIIHADLGKTVQIVQNLIHNSIKYTKEGSIKVLVRDDVVRKKIHVDIIDTGIGMNKETLLTIFQKFERADNANSVNVHGTGLGLYVAKMMTEAMGGEVKAASDGDGKGSCFTITFPLAL, translated from the coding sequence ATGGAGTGTTATTTATTTGATGAACCAACTTATTTTTTCTTCACTTCTGACCTACCGCAGTTGCTGTATTATTCTCACGTTCCAACCACCATTATCGCTCTGCTCGTTGGTTTGTTCGTTTTCTTTAACGCACGGCATTTACTACTCAATCGACTGCTCCTGTTGATTTCGCTTTGCTTTTCGGGATGGACGCTCATCAGCCTCATCGCATGGACCAATATTCATGGCGATCTCATCTTGTTTACCTGGCCATTATTCGGCGTCTTTCAAGCACTCATTTCTGTTTTCAGTATTTACTTTATTTACGTATTCCTCAATAAGCGTGACGTTGGCTTTACATTAAAACTGCTCTTTCTTGCACTACTTACGCCTGTACTCATATTTGCTCACACCGACGTAAGTGTAAGCGGATTTAATCTCGCTGCGTGTGATTCCTTTGGCTATGAAGGACTTGCCTATAAAATCTACTACACTGGACTAGGTTTCTTAGCAATGGGATGGATTGGAGCTTTACTCATTGCAAAGTATCGTAAAGCGGAAGGAAGTTTCCGCAAACAAATCGTACTCATGGGTATCGGTATTGAGTCGTTCTTATTTAGTTTTTCTTTCTTTACTTTTATCGCCACGTATTTGACCGGACTTGGCATCTTCCCAGACTCAAGCCTAGAACTGTACGGATTGTTCGGAATGACTATCTTTATGATTTTTATGAGCATTTTAATCGTACAATTTAGAGCTTTCAATGCAGGAATAACCACTTCGAGCGCGCTTATTGTAGCTTTGGTAATCTTGATTGGATCCCAGTTCACTTTTGCTCCCAACAACACAAGCAAGATGCTTACCGCGATTACACTTATTGTCACCGGCGTCACAGGCATACTTTTGATTAGGAGTGTCAAAAAGGAGATTGCACAACGAAAGGAAATCGAACGACTTGCACAACATCTTGAACAAGCAAATACCCGTCTGAAAGCACTCGATAAGCAGAAATCAGAATTTGTGTCTATTGCCTCACATCAGCTACGCAGCCCACTCACAGCTGTGCGAGGCTATGCATCACTTTTACTTGACGGCGACTACGGACCACTGCCACAAAACGCCATTGAGCCCCTACAAAGAATCGAAAAGTCTTCCCGGCTCATGACATACGCAATTGAAGACTATCTCAATGTTTCTCGAATTGAATCAGGCAACATGAAATACAATTACTCAGATTTTAATCTCAAGGATGAGGTTGAGCATATCTGTGACGATCTCCGGCAAGATGCTATTAAAAACGGGCTATCTCTCATTTTCCGCAGCGATCTTATGAGTCGAGGAATTATCCACGCTGACCTAGGCAAAACCGTACAGATTGTTCAAAATCTCATTCACAACTCAATCAAGTACACCAAGGAGGGAAGTATTAAGGTACTTGTTCGGGATGACGTGGTGCGCAAAAAAATTCACGTTGATATCATTGATACCGGCATTGGCATGAACAAAGAAACGCTCCTGACCATTTTCCAAAAATTCGAACGCGCTGATAACGCCAACAGCGTAAATGTGCACGGCACCGGACTTGGCCTCTATGTAGCCAAGATGATGACTGAAGCTATGGGCGGAGAAGTGAAAGCTGCGTCAGACGGCGACGGCAAAGGTTCGTGCTTTACGATCACCTTCCCACTTGCGCTGTAG
- the trpS gene encoding tryptophan--tRNA ligase has protein sequence MTNGKQRLLTGIQASGTLHIGNYFGALKPFKDSYENFESFIMVADYHALTSLRDADALRTNTYNVVRDYLAIGVDPEKAIIFRQSDNQDHTELGWVLNCLVTVPFLMQAHSYKDKVAKGIEPNAGLFTYPMLMAADILLYNADVVPVGEDQRQHLEYTREAVGKFNRAYGELLKEPKEMILEGVGVVPGTDGQKMSKSYGNTIPLFGTKEEIEKAVMGIVTDSAGDRPENVYAIHRLLKSAEELNPIYERHKGRYGDLKKLLAADLEAMIAPMREKRDTITDEMVEAVLATGAGKARTISNETMSKVRHSIGIR, from the coding sequence ATGACAAACGGCAAACAACGACTTCTTACCGGGATACAAGCAAGCGGCACGCTCCATATCGGCAACTACTTTGGAGCTCTTAAGCCTTTTAAAGATAGCTACGAGAATTTCGAGAGTTTTATCATGGTGGCAGACTACCACGCGCTCACCAGCCTGCGTGACGCAGACGCACTCCGCACCAATACGTACAACGTTGTACGCGACTATCTCGCTATTGGTGTTGATCCCGAGAAAGCAATCATCTTTCGCCAGTCAGACAACCAAGACCACACCGAGCTCGGCTGGGTACTTAACTGTCTCGTAACCGTGCCGTTTTTGATGCAGGCGCACTCATATAAGGACAAAGTCGCCAAAGGCATCGAACCAAACGCCGGCCTCTTTACCTACCCAATGCTCATGGCCGCCGATATTCTTCTCTATAATGCAGATGTAGTGCCAGTCGGTGAAGATCAACGACAACACCTTGAGTACACCCGTGAAGCAGTCGGGAAATTTAACCGCGCCTATGGTGAGCTACTCAAAGAACCAAAAGAAATGATTCTCGAAGGAGTGGGCGTGGTACCAGGCACTGATGGCCAAAAGATGAGCAAGAGCTATGGCAATACCATTCCACTCTTTGGTACTAAGGAAGAAATTGAAAAGGCTGTAATGGGCATCGTGACCGACTCCGCTGGCGACCGACCTGAGAACGTCTACGCAATTCATCGCTTGCTAAAATCAGCAGAAGAGCTCAATCCAATCTACGAAAGGCACAAAGGCCGCTATGGCGATCTCAAGAAGCTGCTCGCAGCAGACCTCGAAGCTATGATTGCTCCGATGCGCGAAAAGCGCGATACCATTACCGATGAAATGGTGGAAGCAGTACTAGCAACTGGCGCAGGAAAGGCGCGCACAATATCAAACGAAACCATGAGCAAGGTGCGGCACTCAATCGGTATTCGCTAA
- the aspS gene encoding aspartate--tRNA(Asn) ligase — protein MERTLIADLHSHIGEEVLINAVVNVARQQGKMAFFDFRDRSGIIQGVVFGKPEVLEVAKDLTQEYSVAVKGMVNQRPEKMVNTGVQNGDIELEITGVEVLNPSDAMPFDMDGELNLDTLLDYRPLTLRRPRERAIFKVQHEILNAYRRFLTDNGFTEFQAPKLVGGDAEGGSEVFKVKYFKGVDASLATSPQLYKQIMVGVFERVFAVGQTFRAEKSATTRHLSEISMLDLEMGFIKDHTDVIALVTELMKAITAHINTTCAAELKLLGVEEALAPEKFPVMTLHEAQELIKKETGVDKTSEPDLEPEDERFLCEYANKNLGSDFVFVTHFPTKKRPFYTHIEPADPDFTRSFDLLFRGLEMCSGGQRVHKYEELIERLKSKGLDPDKFQFYLQAFKYGIPPHGGIGMGLERLTAKFCGVGNVKEATMFPRDINRIDTLTSKDQSETAEI, from the coding sequence ATGGAACGAACACTCATAGCTGATCTCCACAGCCACATTGGAGAAGAAGTTTTAATTAACGCTGTCGTCAATGTTGCACGTCAGCAGGGCAAGATGGCCTTTTTCGATTTTCGTGACCGCTCAGGCATCATTCAAGGTGTTGTTTTCGGCAAGCCTGAAGTGCTTGAAGTTGCCAAAGACCTTACCCAAGAATACTCAGTGGCCGTGAAAGGAATGGTGAACCAACGCCCAGAAAAGATGGTAAACACAGGCGTGCAAAACGGCGATATCGAACTCGAAATCACCGGCGTTGAAGTTCTCAACCCATCTGACGCCATGCCATTTGATATGGACGGTGAACTCAACCTCGACACCTTGCTCGACTACCGACCACTGACACTGCGTCGACCACGCGAGCGCGCGATATTCAAAGTGCAGCATGAAATCCTAAACGCGTACCGCCGCTTCTTGACTGACAACGGCTTTACCGAATTCCAAGCGCCAAAGCTCGTTGGTGGCGACGCAGAAGGTGGTTCGGAGGTATTTAAGGTGAAGTACTTCAAGGGAGTCGACGCCTCACTCGCAACCAGCCCACAGCTCTACAAGCAGATTATGGTTGGTGTCTTTGAGCGTGTCTTTGCGGTTGGCCAGACTTTCCGCGCCGAAAAGAGCGCGACCACGCGCCACCTCAGCGAAATCTCTATGCTCGACCTCGAGATGGGATTCATCAAAGACCACACTGATGTGATTGCACTGGTGACCGAACTTATGAAGGCGATTACTGCACACATCAACACCACCTGCGCAGCCGAACTGAAGCTCCTTGGCGTAGAGGAAGCGCTCGCGCCAGAGAAATTTCCAGTCATGACACTGCATGAAGCTCAGGAGCTTATCAAGAAAGAAACTGGCGTCGACAAGACATCAGAACCAGACCTCGAACCAGAAGATGAGCGTTTTCTCTGCGAATACGCCAACAAAAACCTTGGTTCAGACTTTGTTTTCGTAACACATTTCCCAACCAAGAAGCGACCGTTCTACACCCATATTGAGCCAGCCGACCCAGACTTCACCCGCAGCTTCGACCTCTTGTTCCGCGGCCTCGAGATGTGTTCTGGCGGGCAGCGCGTGCACAAGTACGAAGAACTAATCGAGCGCCTCAAGAGCAAAGGACTCGATCCAGACAAGTTCCAGTTCTACCTCCAAGCCTTCAAATACGGCATCCCACCACACGGCGGCATCGGCATGGGCCTTGAACGTCTCACGGCGAAGTTCTGCGGAGTAGGGAACGTAAAAGAAGCGACGATGTTCCCACGCGACATCAACCGCATCGACACTTTAACCTCGAAGGACCAGAGCGAGACGGCGGAAATTTAA
- a CDS encoding leucyl aminopeptidase family protein: MTKITSTTKPLSEAAKKYCRIVVTDAKPSWHRLVERADGVLEYRLGAGKGKSMTARSFRTLVRSIVQAAKSHQVSEIALELDHANYPKLAEYGETWFYRTIAENLSLAAYEFTHYKTSKKSEGVLKEVLVCGVSSKAQKDSFAAGLIVAEAMNHTRDIANTSGGDLTPSKLAEEAKNILKGTKAAVRVLNAAAIKREKMGLLEAVGKGAEDRERLIVIEYWGAGKPAKKGDKTKAPIALIGKGITYDTGGLNVKPSGYMHEMHMDMSGGAAMIGTMRAIAKLGLKKNVVAVIPAAENAISERSMRAGDIATSMSGKTVEILHTDAEGRLILADAMTYAEKHFAPRIMLDAATLTGASLSALGQHTSAILTKDQALSDTLVKLGEESGDLVWPLPLWDEYKAMLKSTRADVSNIATNFSRYAGCIEGGIFLAHFAPKKTPWAHIDIAPRMESIPSDKLAKGATGEPVRLLVRFIETN, encoded by the coding sequence ATGACAAAAATCACCAGCACCACCAAGCCGCTTTCAGAAGCCGCGAAGAAGTATTGCCGAATTGTAGTTACTGATGCCAAGCCAAGCTGGCACCGACTCGTCGAGCGCGCTGATGGTGTTTTGGAATATCGCCTTGGAGCTGGAAAAGGGAAGAGCATGACGGCGCGTAGCTTCCGCACACTCGTGCGTAGTATTGTGCAAGCAGCAAAGTCACACCAAGTAAGCGAAATTGCTCTGGAGCTAGACCATGCCAATTACCCAAAGCTCGCTGAGTACGGCGAAACGTGGTTTTACCGCACGATTGCCGAAAATCTTTCGCTCGCCGCATATGAATTTACCCACTACAAAACCAGCAAGAAAAGCGAAGGTGTACTGAAGGAAGTTCTTGTTTGCGGCGTAAGTAGCAAGGCACAAAAAGACTCGTTTGCTGCCGGACTAATTGTGGCCGAAGCGATGAATCACACCCGCGACATCGCCAACACCTCTGGCGGCGACCTTACTCCAAGCAAGCTCGCTGAGGAGGCAAAGAATATCCTCAAAGGCACCAAGGCGGCAGTGCGGGTGCTAAATGCAGCCGCTATTAAGCGTGAAAAGATGGGACTCCTTGAAGCCGTCGGGAAAGGAGCTGAAGACCGTGAGCGTCTGATTGTAATTGAGTACTGGGGCGCCGGGAAACCAGCCAAGAAAGGAGACAAAACCAAGGCGCCAATTGCACTCATTGGCAAAGGTATTACTTATGACACGGGCGGCCTCAATGTAAAACCGAGTGGCTACATGCACGAAATGCACATGGACATGTCTGGTGGTGCAGCCATGATTGGCACCATGCGCGCGATTGCCAAGCTTGGCCTTAAAAAGAATGTGGTGGCAGTGATTCCAGCCGCTGAAAATGCCATCTCAGAACGCAGCATGCGCGCCGGTGATATCGCCACCAGCATGTCTGGCAAAACCGTGGAGATATTGCACACCGACGCCGAAGGTCGCCTCATCTTAGCCGACGCTATGACCTACGCCGAAAAGCACTTCGCACCACGCATTATGCTCGACGCCGCTACGCTTACCGGCGCGTCGCTCTCTGCACTTGGCCAACATACCTCGGCAATCCTTACCAAAGATCAAGCCCTTTCTGACACGCTCGTAAAACTCGGTGAAGAATCCGGCGACCTCGTGTGGCCACTCCCGCTTTGGGACGAATACAAAGCGATGCTTAAGAGTACTCGCGCTGACGTTAGCAATATCGCCACCAATTTCTCTCGCTACGCGGGCTGTATCGAAGGCGGTATTTTCCTCGCTCACTTTGCTCCCAAGAAAACACCCTGGGCACATATCGATATCGCACCACGCATGGAAAGCATCCCTAGCGACAAGCTTGCTAAAGGCGCAACTGGGGAACCTGTCCGTCTTCTCGTCCGCTTTATTGAGACTAACTAA
- a CDS encoding segregation/condensation protein A, which translates to MNTAFAIKTEVFEAPMELLIELVEKRKLLINDISLAQVTDEYMQTVSMMQELSLPNTAQFVTLAATLLLIKSKSLLPVLDLTTEEEATIEDLEQRLRQYQIYRDIGLTLQSRFGHQKSYEPEFTPPRNPLFAPDHYSSLTELEAAMYRVLSALPKTELKPVAKVRPTISLEEMMDKLQRRIENQMRTKFSEIRAGETEHKNIIVSFLAVLELFKQGNMIITQNNRFDDIEIELDRASTPRYY; encoded by the coding sequence ATGAACACGGCTTTTGCCATTAAAACTGAGGTCTTTGAGGCCCCTATGGAGCTCCTCATTGAACTCGTTGAAAAACGAAAGCTACTTATCAATGACATCTCACTCGCACAAGTCACGGACGAATACATGCAGACGGTAAGCATGATGCAAGAACTCTCACTGCCAAACACTGCGCAGTTTGTCACCCTTGCCGCCACACTTCTTCTTATCAAATCAAAATCACTACTACCAGTGCTTGATCTCACTACCGAGGAAGAGGCGACGATTGAAGATCTTGAGCAACGATTGAGACAATATCAGATATATCGTGATATCGGACTTACGCTACAATCTAGATTTGGCCACCAAAAATCCTACGAACCAGAATTCACGCCACCACGAAATCCACTTTTTGCACCCGACCACTACAGTAGTCTCACTGAATTAGAGGCAGCAATGTACCGAGTACTTAGCGCACTCCCTAAAACCGAATTAAAGCCAGTGGCGAAAGTTCGTCCAACCATCTCGCTCGAAGAAATGATGGACAAGCTCCAGCGTCGCATCGAAAACCAAATGCGCACAAAATTTTCAGAAATCAGAGCCGGGGAAACCGAACATAAAAATATTATTGTAAGCTTCTTGGCAGTCCTTGAGCTTTTCAAGCAAGGAAACATGATTATTACGCAAAACAACCGCTTTGATGACATTGAAATCGAGCTCGACAGAGCTTCTACACCTCGCTACTACTAG
- a CDS encoding SMC-Scp complex subunit ScpB — MNLDVLIEALLFYKASPQNKQKLAKIFAVSEEEFSAALTTLRNRLKSGAVRLIETETEITLATASELSEFVESLQKQEMNGDIGKAGAETLAIILYREPISRVEIDRIRGVNSSFILRNLLMRGLISRESITGNGYQFRISPALLTHLGVSSKQELPQFSDFMNAIDDFDKAES, encoded by the coding sequence ATGAACCTAGACGTGCTCATCGAGGCGCTGCTTTTTTATAAAGCGAGCCCACAGAACAAGCAAAAACTTGCGAAGATTTTCGCTGTATCAGAAGAAGAATTTTCTGCTGCCCTCACAACCCTTCGCAATCGACTCAAATCCGGTGCAGTACGACTCATTGAAACTGAAACTGAAATCACCTTAGCCACTGCTTCCGAACTTTCTGAATTTGTCGAATCGCTTCAAAAGCAAGAAATGAATGGCGACATCGGTAAAGCAGGTGCAGAAACGCTGGCGATAATTTTGTATCGCGAACCCATTTCTCGAGTTGAGATTGACCGCATTCGCGGTGTGAATTCATCATTTATTTTACGTAATCTTCTTATGCGCGGGCTCATTAGCCGTGAATCCATCACTGGCAACGGTTATCAATTCCGCATCAGTCCAGCCTTACTCACGCACCTTGGAGTAAGCAGTAAACAAGAACTGCCTCAGTTTTCTGATTTTATGAACGCAATTGATGACTTTGATAAAGCTGAATCATGA
- a CDS encoding D-alanyl-D-alanine carboxypeptidase, with the protein MNNLTDYTNEQHQRFPILAQLGILLFILVGVFGALLLPSNDTEEIASEPMETAIRPLPEARPLSTATIENVTLRAKAAYVLDVKGQRALFEKNANEVLPLASITKLMTTLVAYELITDDTVTSMPLSAIKQEGSSGLSVGERLSAEKLRKLALISSSNDAAFALGASVGSLLGDEDPNAQFVAAMNIRADELGLDTLEYWNPTGLDLSNTKPGAVGSAKDVSLLMEYIITHYPEIITPTQEAAARIYNTAGAYHEISNTNEVALEIPNMIGSKTGFTDLAGGNLTIAFDAGFDRPIIITVLRSTRDERFSDVLALVKATQDVLGNIE; encoded by the coding sequence ATGAATAACCTCACCGACTACACAAATGAGCAGCATCAACGCTTCCCAATCTTAGCTCAGCTTGGTATTTTACTGTTTATATTAGTCGGTGTTTTTGGCGCGCTTCTGCTCCCTTCTAATGATACAGAGGAGATTGCGAGCGAACCAATGGAGACCGCCATTAGACCCCTTCCAGAAGCGCGCCCCCTCAGCACAGCTACTATAGAAAACGTCACCTTACGCGCTAAGGCAGCTTACGTACTCGACGTAAAAGGGCAGCGAGCTCTCTTTGAAAAAAATGCCAATGAGGTTTTGCCACTGGCATCGATTACAAAACTCATGACCACACTTGTCGCATACGAATTAATCACGGACGACACAGTGACAAGCATGCCGCTCTCCGCCATTAAACAAGAGGGGAGTAGCGGCCTTTCAGTAGGCGAACGCTTGAGTGCAGAGAAGCTCCGTAAACTCGCACTTATATCATCTTCCAATGATGCCGCGTTCGCACTCGGTGCCAGCGTAGGATCATTGCTTGGAGATGAGGATCCTAATGCACAGTTTGTAGCCGCAATGAATATCCGCGCTGATGAACTCGGTCTTGATACACTCGAGTACTGGAATCCCACCGGCCTCGATCTCTCGAACACAAAACCTGGCGCTGTTGGTAGCGCCAAAGATGTATCACTCCTCATGGAATATATCATCACGCATTACCCTGAAATCATTACCCCAACCCAAGAGGCAGCTGCGCGCATTTACAATACAGCAGGAGCATACCACGAAATCAGCAACACCAACGAAGTAGCCCTTGAAATCCCAAATATGATTGGATCAAAAACTGGGTTTACAGATTTGGCAGGGGGGAATCTTACCATCGCTTTTGATGCTGGCTTTGATCGACCAATTATCATTACTGTTTTGAGATCAACTCGCGATGAACGCTTTAGCGATGTTCTTGCTTTGGTAAAGGCAACGCAAGATGTTCTAGGAAATATTGAATAA